One Danio aesculapii chromosome 11, fDanAes4.1, whole genome shotgun sequence genomic region harbors:
- the thoc7 gene encoding THO complex subunit 7 homolog yields MGSITDDEVIRKRLLIDGDGAGDDRRINVLMKSFTKWCHSSFSPDEGMSQYQRMMMSLAQCEFSMGKTLLVYNMNLKEMENYEGIYTDIEKSIASAHEKIAECKKEILRAKRIRKNRQEYDALARVIKQHPDRHETLKQLEALDKELQQLSHIKENVEDKLELRKKQFHVLLTTIQELQQTLENDEKMESDDTQDSPMENGD; encoded by the exons ATGGGTAGCATCACTGATG ATGAGGTTATTCGGAAGCGTCTTCTGATCGATGGAGATGGAGCTGGAGATGACAGACGCATTAATGTGCTCATGAAGAGCTTCACCAAATGGTGCCACTCCAGTTTCTCACCAGACGAGGG AATGTCTCAGTATCAAAGAATGATGATGTCTTTGGCTCAGTGTGAATTCTCCATGGGGAAAACCCTGCTTGTGTACAACATGAACCTGAAAGAAATGGAGAATTATGAAGGAATCTATACAGATATTG AGAAAAGTATTGCGTCAGCACATGAAAAAATTGCAGAGTGCAAAAAGGAAATCCTGAGAGCGAAAAGGATACGAAAAAACCGGCAAG AGTATGATGCTTTGGCCAGAGTTATCAAGCAACATCCAGACAGACATGAGACCTTAAA gcagCTTGAGGCTTTAGACAAAGAGCTTCAGCAGCTTTCGCACATTAAAGAGAATGTGGAGGACAAG TTGGAACTTCGTAAGAAACAGTTCCATGTCCTTCTCACCACCATTCAGGAACTTCAGCAGACTTTGGAGA ATGATGAGAAGATGGAAAGCGACGATACCCAGGACAGCCCGATGGAAAACGGAGACTAG